A single window of Anaerocolumna chitinilytica DNA harbors:
- a CDS encoding acetate uptake transporter, with translation MSTKTSQTIQSTPTAQSSPSSIANPAPLGLLGFGMTTCLLNFHNAGIIPLSIVIIAMGFALGGAAQIIAGIMEFKKNNTFGATAFSAYGFFWWSLILIWINPFKGIEAADSKSMGFYLGLWCVFTLFMFIGTLKHNRASQIVFGSLTVLFFLLSLANFTGVESIHTLAGYVGIFCGASAIYNSMGQVLNHEFKKTVLPL, from the coding sequence ATGTCAACTAAAACATCTCAAACAATCCAGTCAACACCAACAGCCCAATCATCTCCCTCTAGTATTGCCAATCCGGCTCCACTTGGACTCTTAGGATTCGGAATGACTACCTGTCTGCTTAACTTTCACAATGCAGGAATTATCCCTCTATCCATTGTTATTATAGCAATGGGGTTTGCATTAGGCGGTGCCGCTCAGATTATAGCTGGCATTATGGAATTCAAGAAAAATAACACCTTTGGTGCAACAGCCTTCTCAGCTTATGGTTTCTTCTGGTGGTCCTTGATTTTAATCTGGATTAACCCTTTTAAAGGAATTGAAGCTGCTGACTCAAAAAGCATGGGCTTCTACTTAGGTCTATGGTGTGTATTCACACTTTTTATGTTTATCGGAACATTGAAGCATAACCGTGCCAGCCAGATAGTATTCGGTTCTCTTACTGTTTTATTCTTCCTGCTATCACTTGCTAACTTTACCGGTGTAGAATCCATACATACCCTTGCAGGATATGTAGGAATATTCTGCGGAGCTTCCGCAATCTATAATTCTATGGGGCAAGTTTTAAACCATGAATTCAAAAAGACTGTTTTACCTTTATAA